The window TCTCCAAGTCGCAGTCATGTATCGTCGCGAGGAGATTGTCAAGATCATAATGGACATGAGAAACATTTTACCATCCTGGTTATTTTCCGAAATCGAACCCAAAACCGGGAACACCATCGTGCATCTTGCTTCACGTGGAAGCCCTGATGTAGCAAAGGAAGCGCAAGACGAACCGGATGCAATGCAACTGCATTACGATTTAGTATGGTTTGAGGTAAAGTTGCTAAACTTTTTTGCCCCCCTCCTCAAATTTTGACATGCTTCTCAAAAGTATTATCCGTTCAATTCTTTGACATGCATTCTTCGGTGTCGGTTGTGGGTTATTCGCGCATAATACAAAATAACCACAAATACACAAATAAAATCTACGTATTCTCAGAGTTGCGTACTAAATTTGATCGTTTTCTGACATTTGAATGCAGACGGTGAGAGATATGGTTCCTAAGGAATTAGTGTACAGTCGGAACGCGCAAACGAAGACCGCAGAAGAGATGTTTACTGAGAGTCACCGAGCGATGCTCAAGAGTTGCAAGGGTCAACTAATGGAAACGGGCAGGACGTGTTCAGGGCTTGTCGCTGCTGTAGTGTTCGCGTCGAGCTTCTCCATCCCCGGCGATAAGGACCCAGCGACCGGCAACCCGGTTTACTTCGGTAGGCCAGCTTTTAAGGTCTTCTCACATGCGTACGTGATTGGGTTGTCATGCGCCGCCACATCTCTGGTGTTGTTCTTATCCCTCGCCATGTCACCTTACAAGGAGCAGCAGTTCCGTCGTATCATCCCAACCAAATACTTCTTTGCCCGCTCGTCGTTTGCGATGGCGATGCTGTCTTTTCTGGTGGCGTTCACCTGCAACATCTACCTACAGATATATGGCTGGCAGAAGACGAAGTCGATGGACTTGATTCCATTCGTAATGGAGCTCACCGTCTTCCCCGTCATCTGTTTCCTGGTGTTGTTCTTTCGTGGCTCCGATTTCGGTCTATCTTTCCTTGTTCGTCTTTGGGGTTGAGTCAACAAGCATGATCGTCCACATCTTTGGAATCTGCAGCTTCATGATGCACGTGGGTTGTACCTATTACGGTATGCCACCTGTTCTAGTGGTGTGTGGTGGTGGTAGTCATTGGACAGTTAATAACTTGTGTGTACGGGCAGCGACAAAGGCATGTGGTGTATAGACAACAAAGCTGGTCACCAATAATGGTGATGGCCCTCTCTATTGTTTTTGACGAAGTCAATATGACATAACTGTTGATGGGATCTTACCCGGTATTGTCATGTATACTGTCACATGTCGAGTGACAGATTTCCCCTGTCACATGCAACTTGCAAGGAGATGTATGGACTTCCTTTCGTTTTCCCAGAGGTCGGCTAGAACATAGGCTCGAGTTTTATTGAATCTTCTGTGACAAATCACATAGTCTATATCGTAAAGTTTTGGCCCACCAAAGTTTGCACAGGCAAACGAAATGATTGGCTTATAGAAGCCAATCATTCAAGAAGTTACGGACATcaattttgaattaaaaaaatatcaacaaaaaaaaatcaccCTTGTAGAAAGGAAAGAAAACCCTCCTTCGCATCATCTATGGAGTCAAATAAGAAAGATTTTAGAAAAAATAGATATGGTCCGACCGAAGAAGACAAACAATGCTCGTCTATTCCAAAGACCTGCCACGAGAATAATACAGcgagaaaaatgaaaagaaaaggaagaagcttATTTATGAGGTGCGAAAGGTTATGGACATCCTATTCACGCTGTTGCAGCTAATGGTTACCATCCTCCTCCGAAGCTAACTTGTGCTCGGCTCCTTTGATTCCTTTCTCTATAACTGTCTAATTGCTGTTCGCCCTTTCCCAATtactttttatataaaattaatatattttatacaacaatatattaaattttataaaaaaaattattctaaattattcaaaatatattattacacTATCATTCAAAGAATGTgttgaatattaaattttttttataaatttatcctaaattcatcataaaactaatcATAAAATTCTACATCTCTTATTTTCTATTTCCCATATTGACTTAGTTatactcaaaattaaaataaattaaattcgaTTACCTAACTTATTTtaatgttaatatattttttacttttagatatatttaggataattaattatcagaacTTTGAGAATTCCACTATAATTTGATTCTAACAAAAAAAATactagtttttttattttataataaatttatataaaattaatatatcttaGTAAATTCGAGTGTAACTCAGATTTGGCTCTACCCAATCCGACCCGATCCGAAAGGAACCGACCCAAGTCGATTTAATTCAGATCCAATCAACCTACTAATTAGTTAGGTTTGAAATAGTATCGTTCAAATGTATtctgaaaatttttaaataaaaattacctCTTGTatgaacttatatatatatatatatatatatatatatatatatatatatatatatatatatatatatatatataatcctattAAGCATGAGGTATTACGAAAAAAATCGCTCTCCAACAACCTCCTGTCCTGTCAACTCTAGTAAAATCCCTTTTAGCTTGAGAAAAGAAGTTCTTCGTCAATACTATAATTGAGACTGCAACTGATACTTTGTTATTTACTCATTTTCTTTTGGTTCGTTTTCATGTCAGTGTCAAGCTATATGATAGTTAAACCAAGTGTTTGGTACCCTGTCTCCGTTCCACCATGCCCTGACGTTATCAGATTCCCTTTCTGTGATCTATGTATCTTATTGTCATAAGACGTGAGACTGTCAGTGATATGTTGGAAGAAACTATtaattatatttctatttattaTTGGTTGACCGATGGAGATGATTACTTTACTTGGGATGTCATGTTGAGGTAATTAAATCATGCCAACGCAGATTCGAATAATAAAATTCGTTTAGCTTGTCATTAAAGCAAAAGACACCCACTCGATGATAACGTGATTTGGAGCTACAAATGATAACATTGAGAGCAAAAGATTCAATAAAGAGATGTTGCCATAATCCCGGGTGCATAACAAGAATCGGAGACCAACCAATGGGTTGTCAACTCCAAAGACGTGTGATGAACATGATCTACAAAACCTTTTCTATAAGGTGCAAGTGGAGGTTTGGGTGCAAGCTTCCGGATTATTGTTTCCTGTAGAGCAAGAATCGTTGACCCACAAGTTAAAGCTGCTGTCTAGCTTTAACGTATGTGAATTATTCATTAGTAGGTTGGCCTCTGTAACATACGATTAATTTGTTGTCGAATCTTTTGTGAATGAGATGGAGGGTGCTTAATTTGTTAGTGAAAGAAAAGTCAATAATGAGAAAAAGGGCAGAGAAGAAAACGCAAGATGAAAGCTCATCTGGAGAGTTCTTCATGGCAGTGCCACTTTAAGAGGGGAGATAGGTTGGAAGGGGTCCAAAGGGGATCTGTACTAAACTTGGAACGGTTTAGCTGGTTTGAGCAAAGAATCCGACGCCATTTTCCGTCACTAAGCTACTCCAATCGACTGAAAAGGAGGGAGGCGTACGACGATGGATGAGAGCCAAAAGGATCAGCTAATCTTGTTGTTAAGGCAGTCCTTTCAGGTTGCTTTAATTTTGGTGTAGGTATCTGGGGGCGAAGGCGTACGCACCATATAGCAACTGCATGCTATGGGGGATCCCGCCGCTCTTGCCAATACGGATTCCATTCACGACGGCACAGAGGATACTGATCCACTGCATGTGCTCAACAGGAGACATTTTCTCACGGTGAAGTCTCATTTCCGTCAGAGGAAGCACGAGGCACTCTTGGCTCTAGCCGTGGAAGATCCTGGTCGCCCGGTGAACCTCATGAACGACACTTTGCTCCACGTCGTCATAGCTTGCAACAAGACCGACCTCGCCAAAAGTATTATCTTGCAGATGCCAGTGGAGACCCTCGCGGCCAAGAATTTGTACGGCGACACGGCTCTTCATGTCGCTGCCGCCGTGGGTAACAGCGAGGTGGCCAGGGAGCTGTTCAGCAAGAGAGAAGATCTCATCGGAGAACAGAACGTGAAGCAGGAGACACCACTGCACAAAGCGGCGTTCTACGGGCATCATGACATGTTCTGGTGCCTGGTGGACGAGGGGAATGGCTCCCCGTACGAGCGGAGGGAGGACGGCGCCACCATGCTGCATTGTGCCATCATGGGCAACGAGCCGGGTAAGCGATCATCACCAGTTTCGTTGGCCAGCTGCCTTTATCTTGTTTTTATCCTATTTATTTGAATTGTTATATGTGGATCATACTGCTTCCGCATCTTTGGCGTGATCAAGGTGAGTGAGTCGATGCAGGGCTGGCACTGGATATTGCAGAGCATTTTCCATTGCTGATCACGTCGCGGAATACTATGGCGGTGACCCCGTTGCAGCTGATGGTGACCGTTCCGGGGTTATTCCGAAGCCAAATGGAACTTGGCGGCTTCGAGTCCATCCTCCATGACTGTAAGTGCTGCCAGCCTCTTCCTTCATCGCCCCCGGCGCCCCGCCCTCCCCCCTGCTTCTCTATTTCTTTCACTACATTTCCTACCAACGACTACCTTAATTTAGCGATCGTTCGACGTCCAAATTTATTGAGAATTTACCTAGGGATGTTTTTTTCTCATTATCGGAACACATTTACCCTTGATTTTTTggatttattgtatgattttgtgtTAAACCGAATCAAATTTTATTCTTTCACATGTCTTTCTCCTCCTTCCCTCAATTCGCCCTTTTGTTGTCAACCTTTCACCCttaattctttcttcttcaaggaggagaggaggagtaggcgaaggaggagaagaggaagcgaCGGAAGGTTGACCGCTTCATGAACCGGTTCGCTCATTCAAACTGTTTTAGTAAATCATTTCAAAAAGTTTGAAACGAAATTAATTGGAATAGGAGGATAAAGTTAGAATTTACCAAAAAAAATTCCTAAATAATTTCTGAATAGAGGGGAGTGATAGAAAACAATTACTAATAATCTTTTAGGTgaattactttatatatatatatatatatatatatatatatatatatatatatatatatatatataacggaaTAATTGACTTATTAACTTCAGGATCATTGATCTGAATAATtaagtttaaattaataataatacactcatcaaatcTCTATAAATTAATCATAGTATTTGTCTACTTTTAATTTTCAATGTGAAGTAAAATTATAATTGTTCTCAGAAAAATATAGTTATTATGAAacttaaacataaagtattttgatACCAACGTACATGCTCCTAAAAGTTTGATTTTACATTTCAGTAATTCCTTTGGAGAAGGACTCACACAGGACACGTCAAAGAGATGAAGAGGAGGCACCTGGAAGCTGCAACGATGCCGGTGTATGTGGTTCAAATCGTCAACATCTTTTCCATCACAATATCAATAGTCCACTATTGTCTCTCTGATTTGTTTGTCACTTTGGCGTTTACATATATATAATCTCAAGCAAGCTGAAGCCGCAGAGCAAGATGACCCCGAATATTTCGGGAGGCATAGAACAATTCGTTCAAGATTTCCATCTTGCTGCTGTACTCTCGTTGACATATTAGTCTTCCCAGGCACTCCTACTAGCTTCTCTGTCTACAATTTTTGTAGTCATCCAACTTCTGTTACATTACGCTGATGTATTCCTTTTTGTGCTTGCAGTCAAATGGGTTCGTCTGTTTCTTTTCTTCATTATAAGGACTTGTGAGTAACTGTTCCCAAACAGTACATTGATGATATTAAGAGCCATGTCCTACTGTTTCATTACTAGTTCTAGCAAATTAGGAAAGTACTATAGAAAAGGCTTCTTGTAATTTAGTTCTCCAAAACAAAGTAGTTTACATGATGGATAATTATAGCTTATTTGCGGAAACACATAAATGGGATGATCATGTCGCTGACTTCTTCTGATGTTAATTTGGAGATGCAATGCGTTATGCAGTGTACCCTCGAACCCGACATCTGGAGAAGATTAAGAGAACCCATAGAAAAGCCTTGGAACTCATCGAATTTTTAGCCCGCGACCCGAGAAACATGGAGTTCTACGTCCTGGGAAGAATGCAAGGTGACGGCGGAGCTCCTGCGGCAGGCTTTCGAGAAAGAGGTGGACGACAAGATCAACTTAATGCACCAGCTGCGTCTACCAGAAGATGGAACGAGCCACCCTTGATCTTGGGTGCACAAATGGGCATTCCCGAGTTCGTCAGTACCATCTTACGAGTGTGTCCGGAGGCAGCTACCTACCTGGACACCCGTGGCCGAAGCGTTCTCCAAGTAGCAATAGAGCATGGTAACCGAGAGATTGTGAGAACTATACGTGAGATGACTCGGGGGAAGAATCCCATACTACCATCCTGGCTACTGTCCCGCGTCGACAAAAGGACCGGAAGAACCATCCTGCACTTTGCTTCGGCAAATGCACCTGAGCATAACCAAGATGCTCTacaaatgcaagatgaattaagatGGTTTGAGGTCAAGTCCCTAACTACATCAGctagaaataaaatctttatattCTCGGAGTTGCCTACTGAATATGATCGTTTTCTGACATTTGAATGCAGACGGTGAGAGATATGGTTCCTAAGGAATTAGTGTACAGTCGAAACGCGCAAGAGATGACCGCAGAAGAGATGTTTACTGAGAGTCACCAAGCTTTGCTCAAGAGTTGCAAGGTTCAACTAATGGAAACGGGCAGGTTGTGTTCGGGGCTGATCGCAGCTGTAGTGTTCGCGTCGAGCTTCTCCATCCCCGGCGATAAGGATCCAGCGACCGGCAACCCGGTTTACTTCGGTAGGGCAGCTTTTAAGGTCTTCTCACATGCGTACGTGATTGGGTTGTCATGCGCCGCCACATCTCTGGTGTTGTTCTTATCCCTCGCCATGTCACCTAACAAGGAGCAGCAGTTCCGTCGTATAATCCCAACCAAATACTTCTTTGCCCGCTCGTCGTTTGGGTTTGCGATGCTGTCTTTTCTGGTGGCGTTCACCTGCAACATCTACCTACAGTTGTATGGCTGGCAGAAGACGAAGTCGAAGGACTTGATTCCATTCGTATTGGAGCTCACCGTCTTCCCTGTCAACTGTTTCCTGATGTTGTTCTTTCGTGGCTTCACCTTCGATATACCTTTCCTTTTTCGTTCTTGGCGTTGAGTCAACAAGTTCATGATGATCGTCCACATCTTTGGAATCTGCAGCTTCATGATGTACGTGGGTTATACCTATTACGGTATGCCACCTGTACTAGCGGTATGTGGTGGTAGTTGTCATTGGACAGTTAACATCTTTGTGTGTACAAGCAGCAACAAAGGCATGTTATATCTGGACGCTATTTGATTGTAACTTTAATGTGGTCTTTTCTTCTATCTTAAATTAGATGTTGATATAGGCGCAACGGTAGACAACAGAGCTGATCATGCCCATCAATACTGAATAATGGCCTATTGTTTTTGGACTAATGTCTTAATGACATAGCTCTTGATGGGATCTTATCCTCTCACCGTTGACTGTAATGTCATGTAAGATATGCATGGACGTCCTTTCGTTTTACCAGAGATCGGCTAGAAGATGATAGGCTGAGTCTTATTGAATCTTCTGCCTAAGGTTATGGACATCTATCTATCTAATTCTCGTACCGAATGGTCACCATCGTCGAGTACCTCTTTCGAAGCCAATTCGTCGGTCGGCTCCTTTGATTCCTTTCTCCATATCTACCAAGTGCTGCTCACCCTTTCTTTAAGTACTTTCTAATCCTCTATCCATCtctccatttttatttttttctactttTACTGTTATAATAagctttttaaattatttttattatattaaattacatataggacatccttatatAAACATATCATTATATTACCGGTCAAAATTCTAATCACTGAAAAGTTAACGAAGATAAGTGGCATTCCTTCAAATACATGCGATATGCAGGACACAAGTTATTATTACCATAATGATTTCTGGGATGTGAAATTATAGTACATAGAGGACATAATCACATCGATTTATAATCAGTATTTAACTGACTCTTTCAAACTTAGGTGACCATAAATCTAAAGAGATAGTTGCTATACACATTGTCTTTCAAAGGAGCATCAATGCCTCTACAAGATTAATATAGCTTTCCTTGTCCATTTTTTGACCTAATGCTCCTATACATAGAATCACACAATCCTCATTTAAGGATAAATACACTTCTATATGCATGACTATCCTCAAGATTTTCATGAAGAAATGTGAAAATTATAAATACTTTGCTTTGATtccttttaaatttatattttattattggtTTCTTTTATCattcttttatattaatttttttgtcaTATATTAAATTTTGAATCATATTTAGAAAGTAAACCAAAATCACTATGGCCCTGTGATTAAAAGTGATCAATTTGAACCACCAAATAAATAATTTTGCTTTGATAGCTGATGATAGATgtgttgggaaagaaaaaaaaaaaaaaaagatttcatagAAGAAGGGTATTAGTTCATTGCACTGAAAGAAGATTGCTGGTTACATAAGATTAGGGCTAAGTTCTCCAGTTTCTAAGAGAGTATTGTgcataattattttgaataaaaatcaTGGATTAGGATAGTTGCATCCATTACCTATGCTGTAATTATACATTAGCCCTTAAAACACCttcttaattt of the Musa acuminata AAA Group cultivar baxijiao chromosome BXJ3-2, Cavendish_Baxijiao_AAA, whole genome shotgun sequence genome contains:
- the LOC135631651 gene encoding uncharacterized protein LOC135631651 isoform X2 translates to MGDPAALANTDSIHDGTEDTDPLHVLNRRHFLTVKSHFRQRKHEALLALAVEDPGRPMPVETLAAKNLYGDTALHVAAAVGNSEVARELFSKREDLIGEQNVKQETPLHKAAFYGHHDMFWCLVDEGNGSPYERREDGATMLHCAIMGNEPGLALDIAEHFPLLITSRNTMAVTPLQLMVTVPGLFRSQMELGGFESILHDLIPLEKDSHRTRQRDEEEAPGSCNDAGQAEAAEQDDPEYFGRHRTIRSRFPSCCCTLVDILVFPVKWVRLFLFFIIRTLYPRTRHLEKIKRTHRKALELIEFLARDPRNMEFYVLGRMQGDGGAPAAGFRERGGRQDQLNAPAASTRRWNEPPLILGAQMGIPEFVSTILRVCPEAATYLDTRGRSVLQVAIEHGNREIVRTIREMTRGKNPILPSWLLSRVDKRTGRTILHFASANAPEHNQDALQMQDELRWFETVRDMVPKELVYSRNAQEMTAEEMFTESHQALLKSCKVQLMETGRLCSGLIAAVVFASSFSIPGDKDPATGNPVYFGRAAFKVFSHAYVIGLSCAATSLVLFLSLAMSPNKEQQFRRIIPTKYFFARSSFGFAMLSFLVAFTCNIYLQLYGWQKTKSKDLIPFVLELTVFPVNCFLMLFFRGFTFDIPFLFRSWR
- the LOC135631651 gene encoding uncharacterized protein LOC135631651 isoform X1, whose protein sequence is MGDPAALANTDSIHDGTEDTDPLHVLNRRHFLTVKSHFRQRKHEALLALAVEDPGRPVNLMNDTLLHVVIACNKTDLAKSIILQMPVETLAAKNLYGDTALHVAAAVGNSEVARELFSKREDLIGEQNVKQETPLHKAAFYGHHDMFWCLVDEGNGSPYERREDGATMLHCAIMGNEPGLALDIAEHFPLLITSRNTMAVTPLQLMVTVPGLFRSQMELGGFESILHDLIPLEKDSHRTRQRDEEEAPGSCNDAGQAEAAEQDDPEYFGRHRTIRSRFPSCCCTLVDILVFPVKWVRLFLFFIIRTLYPRTRHLEKIKRTHRKALELIEFLARDPRNMEFYVLGRMQGDGGAPAAGFRERGGRQDQLNAPAASTRRWNEPPLILGAQMGIPEFVSTILRVCPEAATYLDTRGRSVLQVAIEHGNREIVRTIREMTRGKNPILPSWLLSRVDKRTGRTILHFASANAPEHNQDALQMQDELRWFETVRDMVPKELVYSRNAQEMTAEEMFTESHQALLKSCKVQLMETGRLCSGLIAAVVFASSFSIPGDKDPATGNPVYFGRAAFKVFSHAYVIGLSCAATSLVLFLSLAMSPNKEQQFRRIIPTKYFFARSSFGFAMLSFLVAFTCNIYLQLYGWQKTKSKDLIPFVLELTVFPVNCFLMLFFRGFTFDIPFLFRSWR